In Kytococcus sedentarius DSM 20547, the sequence ACCCCCGGGCACCACCCAGACCCCCTGTCCCTCGACCACCCACGCCGCACCAGGAGTACCCGTGAGCATCTTCACCCAGACCTCGGCGGTCGCGCTCAACGCGCAGCCCGCCACCCAGTCCGAGACGTCCCCGGCGGGCGAGGGCGAGGTGCGCGAGGTCGTCATCGTCGGCTCCGGCCCTGCCGGCTACACCGCCGCGGTCTACGCCGCCCGCGCCAACCTGCGGCCGCTGGTCTTCGAGGGCTCGGTGACCATGGGCGGGGCGCTCATGAACACCACGGACGTGGAGAACTACCCGGGCTTCACCGACGGCATCATGGGCCCGGACCTGATGATGCAGATGCGTTCCCAGGCAGAGCGTTTCGGCGCCGAGCTGGTGACCGACGACATCGTGGAGATGGACCTCACCGCTCCCGTGAAGACCCTGCGCGACGGCTCGGGCACCACCTACCGGGCGCGCACGGTCATCCTCGCGATGGGGTCCGCCTACCGCGAGCTCGGACTCCCGCGCGAGAAGGAGCTCTCCGGCCACGGCATCTCCTGGTGCGCCACCTGTGACGGGGCGTTCTTCCGCGAGCAGCACATCGCCGTGGTCGGCGGGGGCGACTCGGCCGTCGAGGAGGCCACCTTCCTGACCCGCTTCGCGGACAAGGTGACCCTGGTGCACCGCCGGGACGAGTTGCGCGCCTCGCAGATCATGTCGGACCGCGCGCACGCCGACCCGAAGATCGAGTTCGCCTGGAACTCCGAGGTGGCCGAGATCCACGGCGACGCCAAGCTGACGGGGATCACCCTGCGCGACACCGTGACCGGCCAGGAGCGCGAGCTCCCGGTGACCGGGCTGTTCATCGCCATCGGCCACGACCCGCGCAACGAGCTGCTCACGGGCCAGGTCGACCTCGACGAGAGCGGCTACGTCATGGTCGAGGGGCGTTCCACGCGGACCAACCTCGAGGGCGTCTTCGCCGCCGGGGACCTGGTCGACCACACCTACCAGCAGGCGATCACCGCAGCCGGCTCCGGCTGCCAGGCCGCGCTGGACGCGGAGCGCTACCTGTCCACCCTGGACAGCTCGCCGGTGGATACTGCGCAGATCGAGCCGGCGGCCGACGAGCGCGTCCCCGGCGACGTGCCCGCCTGACACACCCACCCATCCCACAGAACCACGACACGAGGAGGCCATCATGGCTGGAACCGAGACCACGACCGACGCCACCTTCGACCAGGACGTCCTGAAGAGCGAGCTGCCCGTGCTCGTTGACTTCTGGGCCGACTGGTGCGGCCCGTGCAAGCGCGTCGCCCCCATCCTGGAGGAGATCGCCAAGGACTCCGAGGGCAAGCTGCGCATCGTCAAGCTGAACACCGACGAGAACCCGCAGACCGCGGCGCGCTACGGCATCACGTCCATCCCCACGATGCACGTGTTCTTCCAGGGCGACGTCGCCAAGACGATCATCGGCGCGCAGCCCAAGCCAAAGCTGCTCAAGGAGCTCGAGCCCTTCCTCGGCTGAGCACCACCGCACCGGCGTGTACGGTGCAGCGTTCCACGTGAAACACCCCCCGGCGTCATGTCGGGGGGTGTTTCACGTGGAACAGGGATCAGTCCGGTCGCCGTCCCCATGGCGTACCGAGGGGCGGTTCCGGGGAGCCCGGGTCAGTCCTCGGGCACCAGCATCGTGAGGATCCGGTCCAGGTCCTCCTGACCCGCGAACTCAACCGTCAGCGTCCCCTTGGTCCGGCCCATCTTCACCGACACCCGCGTGTCCCACCGGTCGGACAGGTCCGCCGCGAGCTCCTCGTGCTCCGGCGTGGACCGACGCTGCGGGCGACGCCGCGGTGTCTCGGTCGAGTCACCCTCCCCGCCGACGCCCAGTGCGATGAGCTCCTCCAGACCGCGGACCGACATCCCCTCAGCGACCACCCGCTGGGCCATGCGCTCCATGGCGGCCCCGTCCTCCAGACCCAGCAGGGCGCGGGCGTGGCCAGCGGACAGGACACCAGCGGCTACCCGGCGCGCCACGCTCGGTGGCAGCTTCAGCAGTCGCAAGGAGTTCGTGATGCGGGGACGGCTCCGGCCCAGGCGCTTGGCCAGTTCGTCGTGGGTGCAGCCGAAGTCCTCCAGGAGCTGGCCGTAGGCAGCAGCCTCCTCCAGCGGGTTCAGCTGGACGCGGTGCAGGTTCTCCAGCAGCGCCTCGCGGAGCATCTCGTCGTCGCCGGTCTCGCGCAGGATCGCCGGGATCGTCTCCAGGCCTGCCAGGCGGGTGGCCCGGAGACGGCGCTCACCCATGATGAGCTCGTGGGCCTCACCCACCCGGCGGACGACGACCGGCTGCATGACGCCCAGTTCACGGATGCTGTGGGCCAGCTCCTGCAGGTCGTCCTCGTCGAACACCTCTCGGGGCTGCCGCGGGTTCGGGACGATCTCGTCCACGGCGAGCTCGACCAGTCGGGCACCGATGCCCGTGTCCGCGGGCTCGTTCGAAGCCGTGACCGCACTGCCGCCTGTTCCTCGACGGGTTCCCCCTGTGGACGCGGACCCCTTCGGTTCCGACGGGCCCTGGTTCGAGGCGGTGCCGGCCGCGGAGGCAGCGCGCGGGGCGCCGCGCTCCGCATCTTGGTCACGGCCGGCCGAGTCACCACTCACCGCGGGGCTCTCGTCACGCTTGGGCCAGTAGACGTCGCGCGGTCGGTTACCGCCGTCCTCCTGCGGGATCAGGGCTCCCAGCCCTCGTCCCAAACCCCTGCGCTGCCCTGCCATGTGTCCTCCTTGCGTGACCGACGACGCCCTGTCGGGCGACCACACAGTCTCCCACGACGATCGTCCCTCGCCCGTACCCGCATCCGTGTTTCACGTGGAACCTTGCGGAGTCACCGGTGCCGATTCCCCAGGACGCGGGTGCTCCCGAGTCCTCGTTCCGGGGTTCCACGGTTCCACGTGAAACCACGTCCCAGTGTCCCCCGGGCATGACA encodes:
- the trxB gene encoding thioredoxin-disulfide reductase → MREVVIVGSGPAGYTAAVYAARANLRPLVFEGSVTMGGALMNTTDVENYPGFTDGIMGPDLMMQMRSQAERFGAELVTDDIVEMDLTAPVKTLRDGSGTTYRARTVILAMGSAYRELGLPREKELSGHGISWCATCDGAFFREQHIAVVGGGDSAVEEATFLTRFADKVTLVHRRDELRASQIMSDRAHADPKIEFAWNSEVAEIHGDAKLTGITLRDTVTGQERELPVTGLFIAIGHDPRNELLTGQVDLDESGYVMVEGRSTRTNLEGVFAAGDLVDHTYQQAITAAGSGCQAALDAERYLSTLDSSPVDTAQIEPAADERVPGDVPA
- the trxA gene encoding thioredoxin, producing the protein MAGTETTTDATFDQDVLKSELPVLVDFWADWCGPCKRVAPILEEIAKDSEGKLRIVKLNTDENPQTAARYGITSIPTMHVFFQGDVAKTIIGAQPKPKLLKELEPFLG
- a CDS encoding ParB/RepB/Spo0J family partition protein, encoding MAGQRRGLGRGLGALIPQEDGGNRPRDVYWPKRDESPAVSGDSAGRDQDAERGAPRAASAAGTASNQGPSEPKGSASTGGTRRGTGGSAVTASNEPADTGIGARLVELAVDEIVPNPRQPREVFDEDDLQELAHSIRELGVMQPVVVRRVGEAHELIMGERRLRATRLAGLETIPAILRETGDDEMLREALLENLHRVQLNPLEEAAAYGQLLEDFGCTHDELAKRLGRSRPRITNSLRLLKLPPSVARRVAAGVLSAGHARALLGLEDGAAMERMAQRVVAEGMSVRGLEELIALGVGGEGDSTETPRRRPQRRSTPEHEELAADLSDRWDTRVSVKMGRTKGTLTVEFAGQEDLDRILTMLVPED